AGGAGAGAGGTTCGTGTAGTAGCCAAGAATCGCAGGATATGTATCctttgaagaaaagaaagttgTTTTACCAAAATCATCGATCTGACACACATGAAGCTCCGTGTATGCATATATCTATTTGAGATCagaactatataatatataaaaacaattgcTATTTATATAACATTCAATCGTATCATGTTTTCAGTTAAATTTGGTATTAAATCGTTGAAAATCTCGGAGCTATTGGTGGACGTTCCCGAATCAGCCACGGTTGGGTCACTGAAACTAGCGGTATTGGAGGCGGTAACACGGATTCTTAAGGATGGTTTAAACATTGGAGTGCTTATTCGAGGTAAAACCATCGATGATGACTCCAAAACGCTTCGTCAGATTGGGATCCCTCAGGATGCTGACGACAACCTCAGTTCTTTGGGATTCATGCTAGAACCGCATAAATCAGAAACAACATCAGTAACAACGTTAACCACTGTTTCCCCGGCAACACGACGACTTAGGTACACAATTGTGTAATTTTAAATACTCTTTACCAAAATTTACGTTATTAGCATTTAGCCATACCGTTTTTTTTTATCGAACTGCGGTCACAAAATAGGGTTCTAGGATCCGTGGATAGCACCGAGGCAGTGGCAGCTAAACCGGTGCGCATGAAGCCGGCCTCGCAGCCAGAGATGGTTCAACGGAGAATCAGACGGCCATTCACTGTCTCAGAAGTAGAAGCTTTGGTTCAGGCCGTAGAGAGGCTCGGCACCGGAAggtaatttcttttatttttttttgctaaaatttcgggtagttaatttttaatttaaactgTAATAATCTGGTTTGTTACATTATTGAATTGTCTTCAATCTACATTGATTCTTATCAGGTGGCGCGACATTAAATCTCATGCATTTGACCATGCAAATCATCGAACTTACGTTGACCTCAAGGTATCTTTTAGAAATAACGTCTAAAATAAGGCTATATTTATAAAATCAGATatttattgttaacaaaataagcAGATTTAACCTAAAACAGGATAAATGGAAAACGTTGGTTCACACGGCAAAGATATCAGCAAGGCAAAGGAGAGGCGAACCTGTGCCTCAAGACCTTCTTGATAGAGTTTTAGCTGCTCATGCTTTCTGGTCTGATCGGACCGGATGAAATTAACTAGATTCGATttagaacttaaaaaaaaaaaatagattcgATTTAGAACTATTTAAGTTTAGGATTTTGATTAAATAACACAGAAGATTGTCCTTTTCAGTACTTAAAATAAGTAGATAATCTAGGATATAATTTTAGTTACTCCTAGTCCTGGTGGGAACATTTAAACCCCGGATCGGATGGTGTAGGTTCGAAGTTACGGAAGATAATTTATCGAGTGTATGTAATGTTGTTCTTCAACACTTGGTAACATTTCTATTCAATGTTTTTGAGTTCTGTGTCTATTGAGTTCTTTAAAAAAACCCTCTGATAGTGATTAATCTAACTACTAATTTTGGCGTATACATTTTGATGATTGGTTGTAAACGTTCGCTATAGTCTATTGGCTCTCGTCAAGCTCATCTACTATTAAAGCTCGTATCCATATTTTTGGGCCACACCTTATGCGATCCAATACATGCAAGACGTCGTCGGTTTGATCTCCACGTGGTCCCTCTCACTCTTTCACCTTTTAGGTCCTTAGCCGATAAACTGACTAGTGCAACTTGGCCACGTGTTTTTGTCTATTCCATACTTTACGGGGCACACAAAAATATCTCCTCTGTTCCTGTAATAAAACTAATCATTCTCATTCTCCCTCTTACACGATTTTGCGTTTCGTTTCtgcttttcattttctttcaagaaGCGTAAATGGCGAACAATGGACCTAACTGGGACGGATTGCTCAATTGGAGCCTCTCCCATTCCGATGGATCTTCCTCTTCTCGCCCCATAAGGTCCTTTGATCTgtattatcattttttcttgATCGTATGTTACATTATCCCTTTGTCTTGTTTCAAGCTTGTTATTATCTTTGATCAACCCTTTCGTTTCGTGCTAGTTTGCTGATAATAGGTTCTTTAATTATTGGAATATAATCTTTATTCTGAGATGATGAACTTTTTTCCGAATTTTGATTTGAGAAATGTGTTATGGTTAGTGAGCAAGATCGACAATGGTTTATGGAAGCTATGCAAGCACATACAATCGATTCAATCTCTCGTATGAAAGTTATATCTCAAATCATGAAAACGCCTGAACAAGTCTTGGAGGCCCAAGGCGTTACGCCTGATGATCTTGAAGGTTCTTTACTTCGTTCCAATAGCGCATTATTCGTTTAATATGTAAAAGGACTGGtcttattgataattttatttggaCAGGAATGTTGGATGAGCTTCAGGAACACGTTGAGTCGATCGATTTGGCCAATGGTTTAATTtcacataacttgttttttttttggtttttaatacgttttgtgaatggtaaaaaattTTACAGATATTTTGGATCATTAATATTTCAGATCTTCACTCCATTGGAGGTTTGGTCCCTCTCCTTAGTTATCTCAAGAACTCTAATGCGAAGATTCGAGCAAAGTCGGCCGATGTTTTGACCACTGTTGTCCAAAACAATCCAAGAAGCCAGCAACTTGTTATGGAAGCAAATGGGTTAGAGCCATTATTAACAAACTTTGTTGCTGATCCCGACATTAGAGTTCGGACCAAGGCGCTCGGTGCTATATCCTGTAAGAGTTACTTTTTTCTAGCAAAGTTTGCTTTGAGAACCCAAAAGTTTGACagtgttttcttgctttctACATTGAAGCTCTTATCCGTAACAACCAACCCGGGATTACAGTATTCCGCCTGGCAAATGGCTACGCTGGCTTGCGAGACGCTTTGGTTTCTGATACCGTTAGATTCCAAAGGTTAAAAACGTCTCATGCATATACATAACATTAGATAGATGAATGTTTGATCCGGGTCTTGGTTCTGTTTTAGTAACCAATATATTCTTTACGTTTCAGAAAAGCCTTGAACTTGATTCACTATCTTCTCCAAGAAAGCAACTCAGACTGTAAAATCGTTAGAGATCTTGGATTCCCTCGCATAATGATCCACCTAGCATCCAACCAAGACTTAGAAGTCCGGGAATTTTCCCTTCGTGGTCTCCTAGAGCTTGCCCGTGAAGAATCTGAGAGAAACCTTGACAGAGCGGATGTGAATCTAAGACAGCTTCTTGAGgagagaacaagaagaatcaTTGTGATGTCGGACGAAGATCTTTGTGCAGCTAGAGAAGAAAGACAGCTAGTGGATAGTCTTTGGACAGTGTGTTATGATGAACCGTCCCATCTAAGAGAGAGAGGGCTGGTTTACCTCCCGTCTGATGATGAGCTGGCTCCTGATGTGGTTAGGGACCGCTTTGAACCTCCTCTTAGGGCTTGGGCTGCAAGACGAGATGATGAAACGAGTGAACCACCGGTTCCAGTACTTCTGCTTGGCCCTGCACCGTGATCTCGTTGCTATGGCATATAGAAAGAACCAATCTATTGGATTTTGCATATATCAACAATACAGCATTGGTTTAGAAATTTGAGCAACAAGCACATAGACAATCTAAGGTCTACGTCTTGCCAATATCATAATGTTCCGTTATTGTGTCAAGTCGTGAATCAGACTTGTGGTATTGTTCTTGAAAGTGACTCAATATCGCAATCATaatcttaatattttataaattcttacaaaaattcaattatatatcTCCATACAAAGGCAAAAATGTATGTACATGATCCGCATTagtaaacctttttaaaaaagctaTAACATTAAACGTTGCTAGAGTTGGAGCATCAATCATCACCTCCCACCAGAGAGTTGAGAGTCAGCGATGGAAGATCCGCCTGTAAACCCTTTAAACACTGAGGAAAAATCCGTCATCGCAATACCGCTAAAACCGTCTCGGCCTCCCAAATTCATCATGCTCCCAGCCGACAAATCCAAGGGAGTTAAATCCGGCAAAGCCATGTCTCCTCTTAGATACTGTAACACTTGCCTCATACTCGGTCTAGCCCGAGGATCTGAATGCGAACACAACAGTCCAAGTTTCAAAACCATTTCAACCTCTTCAAGATCATTACTAGACGACCCGAGTTTCGGATCTTTCGCTTCCATTATGTTTCCTCTCAACCACAAACTGAAAACCCATTCCACAAGCAAGAACGTATCATCGTCGCTTTGGCTATGGAACTCAATGGGACGTCTACCTGAAACAACTTCTAGAAGAAACGCACCAAACGCATATACATCAGTCGCGGTCGTGGCACGTCCAGTCCTGGAATGTTCAGGTGCTAAGTAACCCAACGTTCCAACAACGTGAGTCGTCTGAGGATCTGATCCGTGATCATACAACCGAGCCAACCCGAAATCGCCGAGTCTACCGTTGAAATCAGCATCTAACAAAACATTGCTAGCTTTCACGTCACGGTGAATCACAACTTGTTCCCATTCCTCATGGAGATAAAACAATCCTGAAGCAACTCCTTTGATAATCTTAGATCTTTGTTTCCAATCTAACGTTACCTCAGGATTGTTGTAAAGGTACTTGTCTAAGCTCCCGTTAGGCATGTAATCGTAAACCAGAAGAAGCTCTCCTCTCCGGCGACAATAANTCATGCTCCCAGCCGACAAATCCAAGGGAGTTAAATCCGGCAAAGCCATGTCTCCTCTTAGATACTGTAACACTTGCCTCATACTCGGTCTAGCCCGAGGATCTGAATGCGAACACAACAGTCCAAGTTTCAAAACCATTTCAACCTCTTCAAGATCATTACTAGACG
The sequence above is drawn from the Camelina sativa cultivar DH55 chromosome 4, Cs, whole genome shotgun sequence genome and encodes:
- the LOC104781237 gene encoding telomere repeat-binding protein 6-like yields the protein MMDCGVDAYQLPVVPRAYRSPRGRRLKPLRKHRFEFEVLAQVAGELSGECKNAIGSLAHETNETKDDVVVNNLLETMEVEVKPQPDLEKISSKVLLSKDWLALGPSMSSSPITQEENFDSSSKIDGKRKMCNMKERGSCSSQESQDMYPLKKRKLFYQNHRSDTHEAPCTVKFGIKSLKISELLVDVPESATVGSLKLAVLEAVTRILKDGLNIGVLIRGKTIDDDSKTLRQIGIPQDADDNLSSLGFMLEPHKSETTSVTTLTTVSPATRLRSQNRVLGSVDSTEAVAAKPVRMKPASQPEMVQRRIRRPFTVSEVEALVQAVERLGTGRWRDIKSHAFDHANHRTYVDLKDKWKTLVHTAKISARQRRGEPVPQDLLDRVLAAHAFWSDRTG
- the LOC104781241 gene encoding uncharacterized protein LOC104781241 isoform X2, whose amino-acid sequence is MEAMQAHTIDSISRMKVISQIMKTPEQVLEAQGVTPDDLEGMLDELQEHVESIDLANDLHSIGGLVPLLSYLKNSNAKIRAKSADVLTTVVQNNPRSQQLVMEANGLEPLLTNFVADPDIRVRTKALGAISSLIRNNQPGITVFRLANGYAGLRDALVSDTVRFQRKALNLIHYLLQESNSDCKIVRDLGFPRIMIHLASNQDLEVREFSLRGLLELAREESERNLDRADVNLRQLLEERTRRIIVMSDEDLCAAREERQLVDSLWTVCYDEPSHLRERGLVYLPSDDELAPDVVRDRFEPPLRAWAARRDDETSEPPVPVLLLGPAP
- the LOC104781241 gene encoding hsp70-binding protein 1-like isoform X1, whose translation is MANNGPNWDGLLNWSLSHSDGSSSSRPISEQDRQWFMEAMQAHTIDSISRMKVISQIMKTPEQVLEAQGVTPDDLEGMLDELQEHVESIDLANDLHSIGGLVPLLSYLKNSNAKIRAKSADVLTTVVQNNPRSQQLVMEANGLEPLLTNFVADPDIRVRTKALGAISSLIRNNQPGITVFRLANGYAGLRDALVSDTVRFQRKALNLIHYLLQESNSDCKIVRDLGFPRIMIHLASNQDLEVREFSLRGLLELAREESERNLDRADVNLRQLLEERTRRIIVMSDEDLCAAREERQLVDSLWTVCYDEPSHLRERGLVYLPSDDELAPDVVRDRFEPPLRAWAARRDDETSEPPVPVLLLGPAP